The following coding sequences are from one Treponema parvum window:
- a CDS encoding insulinase family protein, with product MFYRRHHRRFSALYFKAAGVKAIAPFFAFCFLLFALFVFGSCASVKPGIKNARSDPKFKMREGRFFKENLSNGIPVVIKEGIGDRTGFAFALLIEGGSSLQSHSTAGTDKIVFSFVLSNAENLINGTDGGTLKTGIMRPFVECTPDYSLFGFSAEKKYFETVKSAFLTSFSDTAFTEEKLSDFKREYKKIGERRFLPERFMQAVRKEIFAGTPYEISPDPTCDSLKNIKLNDIKARYSAIKDPAKLKVVATGNFDERQAALLTSELEKSLGNLRHLKPSTEEFGDAPPSLKPQDRESPHSKAPSLSVALPFLNIAAGTKIFDRADFLEEKDTELDSFSPDDPPSGKNAGVDPTLPAARGIVGVMPLGDNEKLLAGVFAAPAFSSEDYPAFSLCLMVFNNMLRRSLLGVENAARSAGCALLPGKTQAGIISVYGAKDAETVMETVNSLRSSFPSTSDLDRILFQYKRDFVSQSVRAGESSKGELFRLVRSWEYLSLPEAYTRRPSVINEVSASQVFAAFETYIEKAPIQWFVLK from the coding sequence ATGTTTTATCGCCGTCATCATCGAAGATTCTCCGCCCTATATTTTAAAGCTGCAGGGGTTAAAGCTATAGCGCCGTTTTTTGCTTTTTGCTTTTTGCTTTTTGCGCTTTTCGTATTCGGCTCTTGCGCATCGGTAAAACCGGGCATAAAAAACGCTCGAAGTGATCCGAAATTCAAAATGCGCGAAGGAAGATTTTTTAAAGAAAATCTTTCAAACGGAATTCCTGTCGTCATAAAAGAAGGAATCGGCGACAGAACCGGTTTTGCATTTGCGCTTTTAATTGAAGGCGGATCTTCGCTTCAATCTCACTCTACGGCGGGAACGGACAAAATTGTATTTTCTTTCGTCTTATCTAATGCGGAAAATCTTATAAACGGCACGGACGGCGGGACACTGAAAACGGGCATAATGCGACCGTTTGTGGAATGTACGCCTGACTATTCGCTTTTCGGGTTTTCCGCTGAGAAAAAATATTTTGAAACTGTAAAATCGGCTTTTTTAACTTCGTTTTCGGACACGGCTTTTACCGAAGAGAAATTGTCCGATTTTAAACGGGAATATAAAAAAATAGGCGAAAGACGATTTTTGCCCGAACGGTTTATGCAAGCCGTCCGTAAAGAAATTTTTGCCGGAACGCCGTATGAGATTTCACCTGATCCGACTTGTGATTCTTTAAAAAACATAAAATTGAATGACATTAAGGCTCGATATTCCGCGATAAAAGATCCGGCGAAACTTAAAGTCGTTGCAACGGGAAATTTTGACGAGAGGCAAGCCGCCTTATTGACTTCGGAATTGGAAAAATCTTTGGGGAATTTGCGGCATTTAAAACCTTCCACTGAGGAGTTCGGCGATGCACCGCCTTCTTTGAAACCTCAGGATCGCGAAAGTCCGCATTCAAAAGCCCCGTCTTTATCGGTCGCTCTTCCTTTTTTAAACATTGCCGCAGGCACAAAGATATTCGATAGAGCCGACTTTTTAGAGGAAAAGGATACGGAACTTGACTCTTTTTCGCCCGACGATCCGCCCTCAGGTAAAAATGCCGGTGTAGATCCGACTTTGCCCGCAGCCCGAGGCATTGTCGGCGTCATGCCTTTGGGCGACAATGAAAAACTTTTGGCAGGCGTTTTTGCGGCTCCCGCTTTTTCGTCTGAAGATTATCCCGCCTTTTCGCTTTGTCTCATGGTCTTTAATAATATGCTACGCCGTTCGCTTTTGGGCGTAGAAAATGCCGCGCGTTCTGCGGGGTGCGCTTTGCTTCCGGGGAAAACGCAGGCGGGAATAATTTCAGTCTACGGAGCAAAGGATGCTGAGACTGTTATGGAAACCGTAAACAGCCTTAGATCCTCATTCCCTTCCACATCCGATCTTGACAGAATCCTTTTTCAATATAAGCGCGATTTTGTTTCGCAGAGCGTACGGGCAGGCGAAAGCAGCAAAGGAGAACTTTTCCGTCTGGTAAGGTCATGGGAATATTTATCTTTACCGGAAGCGTATACTCGAAGACCTTCCGTGATCAACGAAGTCAGCGCCTCTCAGGTTTTTGCCGCGTTTGAAACCTACATTGAAAAAGCTCCGATTCAATGGTTCGTATTAAAATAG
- a CDS encoding heavy-metal-associated domain-containing protein, which translates to MKTLSVPDMRCEKCVANITKAFDSAGIEHKIVDLSTKTVDVADSFVEKACSVLEDIGFPASLK; encoded by the coding sequence ATGAAAACATTATCCGTTCCGGATATGCGTTGTGAAAAATGCGTTGCAAATATAACAAAGGCGTTTGACAGTGCGGGCATAGAACACAAGATCGTAGATCTTTCAACAAAGACGGTAGACGTCGCCGATAGTTTTGTTGAAAAAGCCTGTTCCGTTCTTGAAGACATAGGTTTCCCTGCAAGCTTAAAATAA
- a CDS encoding ATP-binding cassette domain-containing protein, whose protein sequence is MTPVSLNNFSIHLDKRELLKDCSFSLEPNSSSVIMGPTGTGKSVFLKSIAGILSTKIFTFGGSMKVNDILAYDGRKLDFDAWAKIAQSGLMFVPAETAQVMNPALTLDQNLALLAPGQRQVIVERLKKYFSLDFEAFARLYPDEISGGEMQRITLMILLSRKGNLILLDEPTVNLDRNLRKHFVTFLNNEILAPKDKTFLMVSHDLDFIKRLTLDKAFMLQDGIIKQMDQLPEMEGYEKPEAKKGASGTAIELKDVSQTYFKRGIFGERTFTAFKGLNLKFERSTVYGLTGPSGCGKSTTIKAILRLLDSTKGQILMEDSDLVALKPKETGRDPKAFKPFRRRMTVVQQDSRFSFFPDLSIRDSFKQISAESQGGTIEELEKNLEKVGLTSANLDEHPYQLSSGEMKRMDIARALTAKPDILLLDEPFAHIDFETRLKVMQAISEYLAVHATILVIVTHEDFDLRYFVEKSFDFPELVGQFTGN, encoded by the coding sequence ATGACGCCTGTTTCGCTTAATAATTTTTCCATACACCTTGACAAACGTGAACTCCTCAAAGATTGCAGTTTTTCTCTGGAACCTAATTCATCTTCCGTTATCATGGGGCCGACGGGTACGGGCAAATCCGTGTTTTTGAAGTCTATTGCCGGAATTCTTTCCACAAAGATTTTTACATTTGGGGGAAGCATGAAGGTAAACGACATACTCGCTTATGACGGACGCAAGCTTGATTTTGACGCGTGGGCGAAGATAGCTCAGTCGGGACTTATGTTTGTGCCGGCGGAAACCGCACAGGTTATGAACCCCGCTCTTACGCTAGATCAAAATCTCGCCTTGCTTGCGCCGGGACAGAGGCAGGTCATAGTCGAGCGGCTTAAAAAGTATTTTTCGCTAGATTTCGAAGCGTTTGCACGTCTCTACCCCGATGAAATTTCAGGCGGAGAAATGCAGCGCATCACGCTTATGATTCTTTTGTCGCGCAAAGGCAACCTCATCCTTTTGGACGAACCGACCGTAAACCTCGATCGAAACCTCAGAAAGCACTTTGTGACTTTTTTGAACAACGAAATACTTGCGCCTAAGGATAAAACTTTCCTTATGGTGAGCCACGATCTTGACTTTATAAAGCGCCTTACTCTTGATAAGGCTTTTATGCTTCAAGACGGCATCATAAAACAGATGGATCAGCTTCCCGAAATGGAAGGCTATGAGAAACCCGAAGCGAAAAAAGGCGCGTCGGGAACAGCGATCGAGCTTAAAGACGTGTCGCAAACTTATTTTAAGCGCGGTATTTTCGGCGAACGCACGTTTACGGCGTTCAAAGGGCTGAACCTCAAGTTCGAGCGTTCTACCGTTTACGGGCTCACAGGGCCTTCCGGCTGCGGAAAGTCCACGACGATCAAGGCGATCCTCCGTCTGCTTGACAGCACGAAGGGACAAATTCTCATGGAAGATTCCGATTTGGTCGCTTTAAAACCTAAGGAAACGGGCAGAGATCCTAAGGCGTTTAAGCCTTTCCGCCGGCGTATGACAGTTGTACAGCAGGATTCCCGCTTTTCGTTTTTTCCCGATTTGAGTATCCGCGATTCATTTAAACAAATTTCTGCGGAAAGTCAGGGCGGCACGATCGAAGAGCTTGAGAAAAACCTGGAAAAGGTTGGGCTTACGAGCGCAAACCTTGACGAGCATCCGTATCAGCTGTCGTCCGGAGAGATGAAGCGTATGGATATTGCGCGCGCTCTTACCGCCAAACCCGATATTTTGCTTCTCGACGAGCCGTTCGCTCATATCGACTTTGAAACCCGCCTTAAAGTAATGCAGGCGATTTCAGAATACCTTGCTGTCCATGCGACGATTTTGGTGATCGTTACGCACGAGGATTTTGATCTGCGTTACTTTGTAGAAAAGAGTTTCGATTTTCCCGAACTGGTCGGTCAGTTTACCGGAAACTGA
- a CDS encoding ABC transporter substrate-binding protein codes for MKFNKKGIIAVIIIAVIVLGSAAGFLIWRAQPKGATVAVSMLPDSLNPVLEQNISGLNADELLFDGLVNFEVDKASGSLYSDLALAESIMQNPVDKKTYTVMLRDVMWHDNTPVTSEDVVYSFAAYTDEANNSPKRDYLMSFIKSVTAEDEKTVKIEFINPIPEFRAYPVLTFKIIPARYGGQAMQVNMRAGENERKFATAPIGTGPFKLATWEIGKWLTFEANGMYFKNTPQTSSLVMKRVIDPLIRINEMRQGRVNLILETNPMDRAEVEKIPNVDVNSYIPYAFYQVAINTKLFPNAEGREAMAMALDRSSLIPSITDRDTGVILNYGPFPSNLFSANIPEYVNRPMPNNIPYNIQKAKLLAASGGVAGQNAILLYPDSMGEFGDKMANGIVSQLAAIGLNVEAKRTGDRVFSRMVNTEKSYELALVYCEGFDNLYSSLGDWYRSNGEKNITGVADSKLNSLFDDWEKEIVTSNWIDLTLQIDKRICELSPALFLCSLEKDVYSRGLENVAIATDNPFLSVENWKLK; via the coding sequence ATGAAATTTAATAAAAAAGGCATTATTGCCGTTATCATCATAGCCGTTATCGTATTGGGCTCTGCCGCTGGGTTCTTAATTTGGAGAGCGCAGCCTAAGGGAGCCACGGTCGCGGTTTCTATGCTGCCGGATTCCTTAAACCCCGTATTGGAACAAAATATATCCGGTTTGAACGCCGACGAACTCTTGTTCGACGGTCTTGTGAATTTTGAAGTTGATAAAGCCAGCGGTTCGCTTTATTCCGATCTAGCCCTTGCCGAAAGCATCATGCAAAATCCCGTAGACAAAAAAACGTATACGGTAATGCTGCGCGACGTAATGTGGCACGACAATACTCCGGTTACTTCCGAAGACGTCGTTTATTCGTTCGCCGCATACACGGATGAAGCAAACAATTCTCCCAAACGCGACTACCTTATGTCGTTTATCAAGAGCGTTACGGCTGAGGACGAAAAAACGGTAAAGATCGAATTCATCAATCCGATTCCCGAATTCCGCGCGTATCCCGTACTAACGTTTAAAATTATCCCGGCACGATACGGCGGGCAGGCAATGCAGGTAAACATGAGAGCCGGTGAAAACGAGCGAAAATTCGCTACCGCCCCGATCGGAACCGGTCCGTTTAAACTTGCAACGTGGGAAATAGGAAAATGGTTGACTTTTGAAGCTAACGGCATGTATTTTAAAAATACACCGCAGACGTCAAGCCTTGTTATGAAACGCGTCATCGACCCCCTTATCCGCATAAACGAAATGCGCCAAGGCCGCGTAAATTTGATTCTTGAAACGAATCCGATGGACAGAGCCGAAGTTGAAAAAATTCCTAATGTCGACGTGAATTCATACATTCCGTATGCTTTTTATCAAGTTGCCATAAACACAAAGCTGTTCCCGAACGCGGAAGGACGCGAGGCTATGGCTATGGCTTTGGACAGATCGTCTCTTATCCCGTCGATCACCGACAGGGATACAGGCGTTATTTTGAATTACGGTCCGTTCCCATCGAACCTGTTTTCGGCCAATATTCCAGAATATGTAAACCGCCCCATGCCCAACAATATTCCGTACAATATTCAGAAGGCGAAACTTCTCGCCGCTTCGGGCGGAGTCGCAGGTCAGAATGCGATTCTTTTATACCCCGATTCTATGGGCGAATTCGGCGACAAAATGGCTAACGGCATTGTGAGCCAGCTTGCGGCGATCGGTTTGAATGTTGAAGCCAAACGAACCGGCGACAGAGTTTTTTCCCGCATGGTTAATACAGAAAAATCTTACGAGCTTGCGCTCGTGTACTGCGAAGGTTTTGACAACCTTTATTCGAGTTTGGGCGACTGGTACCGTTCCAACGGCGAAAAAAATATTACCGGCGTGGCGGACAGCAAGCTCAATTCGCTTTTCGACGACTGGGAAAAAGAAATTGTTACTTCAAATTGGATCGATCTTACCCTCCAGATAGACAAACGCATTTGCGAGCTTTCGCCTGCATTGTTTTTATGTTCTTTGGAAAAAGATGTGTATTCCCGCGGTTTGGAAAACGTTGCTATCGCAACCGACAATCCATTCCTTTCAGTTGAAAACTGGAAGCTTAAATAG
- a CDS encoding metal-sensing transcriptional repressor, with amino-acid sequence MNDKMNCCAEPQRTVIEASGKKKTVRSEKTKKLLVSRLNRIAGQISGISRMIEKDSYCVDILIQTSAVQSALKSFSHEIIDRHVRSCVAESVRSGDDSAVDELINTMYKFIK; translated from the coding sequence ATGAATGATAAAATGAATTGCTGCGCCGAGCCGCAGCGAACCGTTATCGAAGCGTCGGGTAAAAAAAAGACGGTCCGTTCGGAAAAAACGAAAAAACTTCTTGTTTCCCGTCTTAACAGGATCGCCGGGCAGATAAGCGGAATTTCACGCATGATCGAAAAGGACAGCTACTGCGTAGACATTTTGATACAAACGTCGGCAGTGCAGTCGGCGCTAAAGAGTTTTTCGCATGAAATAATAGACAGGCACGTCCGTTCCTGCGTCGCCGAAAGCGTGCGTTCGGGAGACGATTCGGCCGTTGATGAGCTCATAAATACGATGTATAAGTTTATAAAGTAG
- a CDS encoding heavy metal translocating P-type ATPase produces MSVKEIYEIEGMSCAACSAAVERVTRKLPGMIRSDVNLATNKMSVEYEPSSITPELIIEKVKNAGFGCKPYKNDSCNTAGDKAAASRKKAGDEEEKKALKALKDQKTSLAVSLFFAAILLYVSMGSMLTPSAPLPDIFNMHTHPVNFALLELLLALPIMYLGRRFYFRGFKALFHGNPDMDTLVAIGSSVAFIYSLSLTFLIEDNSHIVHSLFYESAAVVIAFVSIGKFLEGRSKEKTKEAIKSLVELVPDTALVIQPDGSVLETPVEAILPGMILSVRAGEKIPLDGIVESGLSSADESMLTGESMPVEKKQGDAVIGGSLNGNGLLTVRVTKTGGDTVLSKIIAFVEEAQGKKAPISRLADRVAGVFVPLVIGIALFASLLWTVIGILGAGGIIQLPSGWNISVGFVLRVMTSVLVIACPCALGLATPTAIMVGTGLGALNGILIRSGEALETTHFIDTVVLDKTGTVTEGKPVVTEVVTASGTEEEKERLLKLAADLEKTSVHPIAAALTDAAKTFAEKKNCGGENAGAADRGSVPGAEICRASEAGLPSAGIGEDITDLQNVPGRGVRAFRDKKNVFAGNAAFMAENSIDVSAFEKKASECGAQGKSIVYVAESNLALGFAAVADTVKSDSAEAIRRLKKEGIRVILLTGDNKKAADYIGSKVNTDRVVAEVLPQDKARIIEDLQKEGAKVMMVGDGINDAPALVQADVGAAIGAGSDVAVESGDIVLMRNSLSDVPRAIRLSRMTISNIKENLFWAFCYNVVGIPIAAGALFPAFGILLTPMFGGLAMSLSSVCVVLNALRLKTKRL; encoded by the coding sequence ATGAGCGTAAAAGAAATTTATGAAATCGAAGGAATGTCTTGCGCCGCTTGTTCTGCAGCTGTTGAGCGCGTAACGCGTAAACTCCCCGGTATGATCAGAAGCGACGTCAATTTGGCGACCAATAAAATGAGCGTCGAGTACGAACCGTCTTCGATCACTCCCGAACTGATAATAGAAAAAGTAAAAAATGCAGGCTTCGGCTGCAAACCTTATAAAAACGACTCTTGCAATACAGCAGGCGATAAGGCTGCAGCGTCGCGTAAAAAAGCCGGGGATGAAGAAGAAAAAAAGGCTTTGAAGGCGCTTAAAGACCAAAAAACAAGCCTTGCGGTTTCACTTTTTTTTGCCGCGATCCTTTTATATGTTTCGATGGGAAGCATGTTGACTCCTTCAGCGCCGCTGCCGGATATTTTTAACATGCACACACATCCGGTAAATTTTGCTTTGCTTGAACTTCTTCTTGCGCTCCCGATCATGTACCTAGGGCGAAGATTCTACTTTAGAGGTTTTAAAGCCCTATTCCACGGCAATCCCGACATGGACACTCTGGTTGCCATAGGAAGCTCCGTCGCTTTTATATACAGCCTTTCTCTTACGTTTTTAATCGAAGACAATTCTCATATCGTTCATTCTCTGTTTTATGAATCGGCGGCTGTGGTCATTGCGTTTGTTTCCATAGGAAAATTTCTTGAAGGACGCAGTAAGGAAAAAACGAAGGAAGCCATAAAAAGTTTGGTAGAACTTGTCCCCGATACGGCGCTCGTGATTCAGCCTGACGGCTCCGTGCTTGAAACTCCGGTGGAAGCGATTTTACCGGGAATGATTCTTTCCGTTCGCGCCGGTGAAAAAATTCCTTTGGACGGTATTGTCGAAAGCGGATTAAGCAGCGCGGACGAGTCCATGCTCACGGGAGAGTCCATGCCGGTTGAAAAAAAACAGGGAGACGCGGTCATAGGCGGAAGCCTTAACGGGAACGGTCTTTTGACCGTTCGAGTGACTAAGACCGGAGGCGATACCGTATTAAGTAAAATAATAGCGTTCGTAGAGGAAGCGCAGGGGAAAAAAGCTCCTATATCGCGTCTTGCAGACAGGGTTGCAGGAGTTTTCGTTCCGCTTGTGATAGGGATAGCTCTCTTTGCCTCTCTTTTATGGACGGTCATTGGTATTTTAGGTGCGGGAGGTATAATTCAGCTTCCTTCCGGCTGGAATATTTCAGTCGGATTTGTGTTAAGGGTGATGACGAGCGTCCTTGTGATCGCGTGTCCCTGCGCGCTCGGCTTGGCGACGCCTACGGCTATAATGGTCGGTACCGGACTAGGCGCTTTAAACGGAATTCTGATACGAAGCGGCGAAGCCCTTGAGACGACGCATTTTATAGACACGGTTGTTTTGGATAAGACGGGTACCGTTACCGAAGGTAAGCCTGTTGTAACCGAAGTCGTAACAGCTTCCGGCACGGAAGAAGAAAAAGAGCGGCTTTTAAAATTGGCGGCCGACTTGGAAAAAACTTCCGTTCATCCAATTGCAGCCGCCTTGACCGATGCGGCAAAAACTTTTGCGGAGAAAAAAAACTGCGGCGGGGAAAACGCAGGCGCCGCCGACAGAGGCAGTGTGCCCGGCGCGGAGATCTGCAGAGCATCTGAAGCGGGGCTCCCTAGCGCCGGCATTGGCGAGGATATCACGGACTTGCAAAACGTTCCGGGGCGCGGCGTAAGGGCTTTTCGAGACAAAAAAAACGTTTTTGCAGGAAATGCGGCGTTTATGGCCGAAAACAGCATCGACGTGAGTGCTTTTGAAAAAAAGGCCTCGGAATGCGGCGCGCAAGGCAAATCGATTGTTTATGTAGCCGAGAGTAACCTTGCCTTGGGCTTTGCCGCCGTTGCGGATACGGTTAAAAGCGACTCCGCCGAAGCTATAAGACGTTTAAAAAAAGAAGGAATCCGTGTTATTCTTTTGACAGGCGATAATAAAAAAGCCGCAGATTACATAGGTTCAAAGGTAAACACCGATAGGGTTGTAGCCGAAGTTTTGCCGCAGGATAAGGCGCGCATCATCGAAGATCTGCAAAAAGAAGGCGCAAAGGTGATGATGGTGGGTGACGGAATAAACGACGCACCCGCCTTGGTACAGGCGGACGTCGGCGCGGCCATAGGGGCGGGCAGCGACGTTGCCGTTGAAAGCGGAGATATAGTGCTGATGAGAAATTCTCTTTCAGATGTTCCGCGCGCCATAAGGTTGAGCCGTATGACAATTTCGAACATAAAAGAAAATTTGTTTTGGGCATTCTGCTACAATGTCGTAGGGATTCCCATAGCCGCAGGAGCCTTATTTCCCGCATTCGGTATTCTTTTAACGCCCATGTTCGGCGGACTTGCGATGTCGTTAAGCAGCGTTTGCGTGGTTTTAAATGCGCTTCGTCTAAAAACAAAACGACTGTAA
- a CDS encoding formylglycine-generating enzyme family protein has protein sequence MSTAMKRNRLAILLFSVFFVLTDWTVFAKKAVPELVKQEEGFYYGYGKGSTMAEADLAAKRDLIENALAAELKAANVRSPKLELSDDSVKARLTDVKPYAQSKKNEPPVVTYRIKFADWEKREKVYTDNLRSDLAAKLNSSRNKKNPADKITGAIEILIRLIDEGETDLLSAQPDGTELLSRRAETLCSDVSKSLVFTLSVEDGFVGPSTQFAVKVADSSGNAAAGLSVAAVWEIPDVPADADSIDIQGGVSAIFKTDALGNAVIDYPVAEDFRDRAVMLTVTSALTRQLPSSSLLKKLDAQSAVEGRYVHFTDLAASFPSVDIPEGEFNAGAVPQDTRAQKKEVSHTASTGAYAIDLTPVTNARYGAYLYLTQSDSAPDYFDNPDYNQGKQPVVGISLKDVEAYAAWLSEKLGVTYRLPTEEEWEKAARAGADVIYPWGDQSPTDDVRANYKGNGKFSKPSPVGSYENGNNAWGLTDMAGNVAEWTSSAHGIDGETNLRTVKGGSWMDGPTELRISNFRNIDSQNGYADVGFRLVKEVSE, from the coding sequence ATGAGTACAGCGATGAAACGGAATCGACTTGCGATTCTTTTATTTTCCGTTTTTTTTGTTCTGACTGATTGGACGGTTTTTGCTAAAAAAGCTGTCCCCGAACTTGTAAAACAGGAAGAAGGTTTTTATTACGGCTACGGTAAGGGTTCTACCATGGCTGAGGCAGATTTGGCGGCAAAACGCGACCTCATAGAAAACGCCTTGGCCGCGGAGTTAAAAGCTGCGAACGTGCGGTCGCCGAAGCTCGAACTGAGCGACGATTCTGTAAAGGCGCGCCTTACGGACGTTAAGCCGTACGCTCAGTCTAAAAAGAACGAGCCGCCTGTGGTTACGTACAGAATAAAATTCGCCGATTGGGAAAAGAGAGAAAAAGTCTATACGGACAATCTTCGCTCGGATTTGGCGGCGAAGCTCAACAGCAGCAGGAATAAAAAGAATCCTGCCGATAAGATTACCGGAGCCATTGAAATTCTTATAAGACTTATTGACGAAGGCGAAACGGATTTGCTTTCCGCTCAGCCGGACGGCACCGAACTTCTTTCACGCAGAGCCGAAACGCTTTGCTCGGACGTAAGCAAAAGTCTTGTATTTACGCTTTCCGTAGAAGACGGTTTTGTCGGACCTTCCACTCAGTTTGCGGTTAAGGTTGCCGATTCTTCCGGTAACGCCGCCGCCGGCCTTTCCGTTGCCGCAGTGTGGGAAATCCCCGACGTTCCGGCCGACGCCGATTCAATCGACATTCAGGGCGGCGTCAGCGCAATTTTCAAAACCGATGCGCTCGGCAATGCGGTTATAGATTATCCCGTTGCAGAAGACTTCCGCGACAGAGCCGTTATGCTTACCGTAACGAGCGCTTTAACGCGCCAGCTTCCGTCGTCGTCTTTGCTTAAAAAATTGGATGCCCAGAGCGCGGTTGAAGGCCGCTACGTGCATTTTACCGATTTGGCGGCATCATTCCCTTCAGTCGATATTCCGGAAGGCGAATTCAATGCCGGAGCGGTTCCGCAGGATACGAGAGCGCAGAAAAAAGAAGTGTCTCACACAGCTTCTACAGGTGCCTACGCTATCGACCTTACGCCGGTAACCAATGCGCGCTATGGAGCGTATCTTTATCTTACGCAAAGCGACAGCGCTCCCGATTACTTTGATAACCCCGATTACAATCAGGGAAAACAGCCGGTAGTGGGCATAAGCCTCAAAGACGTAGAAGCGTATGCGGCATGGCTTTCCGAAAAGCTTGGAGTTACTTACAGACTTCCTACGGAAGAAGAATGGGAAAAAGCTGCCCGTGCGGGAGCGGACGTGATTTATCCGTGGGGAGATCAAAGTCCGACCGACGATGTAAGAGCGAACTACAAGGGTAACGGTAAATTTTCAAAACCGTCGCCCGTAGGGTCTTATGAAAACGGCAACAACGCTTGGGGGCTTACGGATATGGCCGGCAACGTAGCTGAGTGGACTTCGTCCGCTCACGGTATTGACGGTGAAACGAATCTTCGCACCGTAAAGGGAGGATCATGGATGGACGGTCCGACCGAATTGCGTATTTCTAATTTTCGAAATATTGACAGCCAAAACGGATATGCCGATGTCGGTTTCCGTTTAGTTAAGGAGGTTTCCGAATGA
- a CDS encoding ABC transporter permease subunit: MRFFRFLMREFILHGIIFAVAGTVLLSAFYLLSIGAPAESYAEAARSFLLLISGSEDFSIAHPGFSSGQIIASGAAVTLPLTLFSLCLLAAIALAGSAYAVTGQYMAEHHEYFGAERFGKFMNLVISVLAAVPLFIGFWVLANVFGSNAPLIIIAFITVVLGGLSWDATNFLKTDMLRQVNSTHAIVFSTLGHGLGRLFPMPNTYSGYLFSSSLPRFIPYLAGKVPAIIGGVTIAEIVFSFPGLGSTLLDALLATNTDLLVASVFILLCVNAIVSFLVKTILFLIYPRWYEKAI, encoded by the coding sequence ATGCGTTTTTTTCGCTTTTTAATGAGGGAATTTATCCTGCACGGCATTATATTTGCCGTGGCGGGAACCGTACTGCTTTCGGCGTTTTATTTGCTTTCGATCGGCGCTCCGGCTGAAAGCTACGCCGAAGCGGCGCGTTCCTTTTTATTGCTTATTTCGGGTTCGGAAGACTTTTCCATTGCTCACCCGGGCTTTAGTTCCGGCCAGATTATCGCATCGGGAGCGGCCGTCACCTTACCGCTGACGCTGTTTTCGCTGTGTCTTTTGGCCGCCATCGCCCTTGCGGGATCTGCGTACGCCGTAACCGGGCAGTACATGGCCGAGCATCATGAATATTTCGGAGCGGAGCGCTTCGGTAAATTTATGAATTTGGTCATATCCGTTCTTGCGGCGGTACCGCTGTTTATCGGTTTTTGGGTTTTGGCAAATGTGTTCGGAAGCAACGCCCCGCTCATCATCATCGCGTTTATCACCGTTGTTTTAGGCGGACTTTCGTGGGATGCGACCAACTTTCTTAAAACCGATATGCTCAGGCAGGTCAATTCAACTCACGCTATTGTGTTTTCGACGCTCGGCCACGGTTTGGGGCGTCTTTTCCCTATGCCGAATACGTATTCTGGTTACCTTTTTTCATCGAGTTTGCCGCGCTTTATTCCGTATCTTGCGGGTAAGGTTCCGGCGATCATCGGCGGGGTAACCATTGCGGAAATCGTCTTTTCGTTTCCGGGACTGGGCAGCACGCTGCTCGACGCGCTGCTTGCAACCAACACCGATTTGCTTGTGGCCTCCGTGTTTATACTTTTGTGCGTGAATGCGATTGTGTCGTTTTTGGTAAAGACTATTCTATTCTTGATTTATCCGAGGTGGTATGAAAAAGCTATTTAA